The following DNA comes from Oikeobacillus pervagus.
AAAAGCCGCTAACACAAATGTGATAACGGCATGTTCATCTTTTGAAAATTATTTTTATTATACCATATGGAAAGGACATCAACAAATGTTTGTTTACGATTCCCTTGTTGCAATTAATGTAACCATTTCCTGTAAAAGGTCTGTCTCTAAGCCTGTTTTATTTAACGCTTTTGTCGCTTCTTGGATATGATACTGAAGTTTCTCTTTTGCGCCATCTAATGAAAGGAGAGAAGGGTATGTACTTTTATCTTTCGCAGAATCACTTCCTACTTTTTTTCCGATTTTCGCTTCGTCACCCTCGACATCCAGAATATCATCCTTTATCTGAAAAGCGATTCCTAAATGTGAAGCAAATTGTTGTAGAATTTCAAGTTGTTGAGCAGTTGCCTCTGCGATCATTGCCCCTGCAAGAATACCGTAGGCTAACAGCTTTCCTGTTTTATTTTTATGAACATTTTGTAGTTCCTCGAGTGTGAGATTTTTCGTTTCCCCCTCTATGTCTGCTACCTGTCCGCCAACCATCCCTTCTGGTCCTGCCCCTTTTGCTAACCATTCTATTAGTTTTACTTTTAGATGATCTTCATAATGAGGGGTTTGAGCTATAATTTGAAAGGCATAGGTTAATAAGGCATCTCCTGCTAAAATCGCATACCCTTCACCAAATACTTTATGGTTGGTTGGTTTTCCTCTTCGAAGATCATCATCATCCATACTTGGTAAATCATCATGAATAAGAGAATACGTATGAATCATTTCTAACGCAAGAGCGGTTTCTAGCCCTTTTTTCGGATCTTGATGAAATGCCTGCAAGGTGGCAAATAGAAGAATGGGACGTATTCTTTTTCCACCAGCTTGTAAGGAGTAATCCATTGCTGATTTCAAAATTTCTGGGGCATTCAATGTAGAAATATAGTTCTTTAATTCGTTTTGCAGTTGTTCATTATATTCTTTCATAAATAGTTTCAGTTGAGACTGACCCATCGTACTACTCCTCCTCTTGGATAACAAAATCTTTTTCACCGTCTTCTGTCATTAATTTTGTAAGTTGTTCTTCGGCATTTTTCAATTTCCCATGACAGCGTCGCGATAATTCCATTCCCGTTTTATATATTTGTAATGCTTCTTCTAAAGGAACATCCCCTTCTTCTAACCGTTTGACGATTGCTTCTAGTTCTTCCAAAGCTTTTTCAAATGTCATTTCATCTTTCATTTTTCCCACTCTCCTCTACAGACATTACTTTACAGAAAATGCGTCCATCTACTAATCGAATGTTCATTTCATCATCTTTTTTTAATTGCTGACTTGACTTTACTAACTCATGATCTGCTGTGTAGGCTATGCTATAGCCCCTTTCCATTATTTTCAGTGGGCTTAAAGCATCTAATATGGATACAGATTGTCCAAATAATTGTTGCTTCCGCTTTAAAAGCATTTCCATTTGTTTTGTTAATTGTTCGGTTAGATGATCCTTCTTTTCCACTGCAAGTTTAAGAAGCTTCTCTGGGTGATTACGTTCAAGCCTATTAGCTAAAAATTGATGAGTATCCTGCAAGTGTTTGATTTTATAGGTTTGTTCTTTCACTAGTTTTTCTGTTAAGCGATCAACTTGTTCCATTTTTTGTCTATATAATGCAGAAGGATTTCTAAATACATAAGAATTTGTCACCGTCTCTAGTCGTTTTCTGTCATGCTTTAATTGATCAGCAACCGCTCTTATTAGGCGTGTTTTTTTCGTTAATAGCCGCTCTAACACTTCGTCTAAGTGGGGCACTGCTAACTCTGCTGCGGCTGTAGGTGTTGGTGCCCGCATATCAGCCGCAAAATCAGCAATCGTAAAGTCTGTTTCATGACCGACTGCTGAAATTACCGGAATGATTGATTCGTGAATCGCTCTTGCGACTATTTCCTCGTTAAACGGCCATAATTCTTCAATCGATCCTCCCCCACGACCTACAATCACCGTATCAACCTTTTGTTGTTTATTGACCATCTGGATCGCTTTAACAATTGAAGCTGCTGCATGATCTCCTTGAACTAAAGCAGGATATATAAGGATCTTAGCAATTGGATATCGACGTTTAATGGTTGTGATAATATCCCGAACAGCCGCCCCTGTTGGAGATGTAATGACACCAATTGTTTGAGGAAAAGCGGGTAATTTTTTTTTGATTTCTAATCGAAACAATCCTTCTTTCTCAAGCTTTTCCTTTAACTGTTCAAAAGCTAAATAAAGTTCCCCAATTCCATCTGGTTGCATTTCCTTCACATATATTTGATATTGTCCACCTGCTTCGTAAACGGTAATATCTCCTTTTATTAATACTTGCATCCCGTTCTCTGGATTAAACTTTAATTTTCGATTAGCTGAAGAGAACATAATGGACAACATACGAGCATTTTCATCTTTTAACGTAAAATACATATGTCCGCTTGTATGACGTTTGTAGTTCGATATTTCCCCTTTCACATAAACATCCGTTAAATAAGGATCCGCATCAAATTTCCTTTTAATATATTTCGTCAGTGCTTTCACTGTTAAATATTGTTGTGGATTCATCATAAACCACCTTATAAAAAATTCTAAAACAGAAAAGCTGCATTCCGATTAAGTTGAACAGGAAGGCAGCTTATTCATATATATAATATTACTATTTAAATCAATTGAATGCTATTGTTTCCCCTTTTGTTTAGCTGATTTCACAGTGTTATAAAGAAGCATTGTAATCGTCATTGGACCAACTCCACCCGGTACAGGTGTAATATAGCTCGCTTTTGATTTAGCATCCTCGAAATCAACATCTCCACAAAGTTTCCCGTTCTCATCACGGTTCATGCCCACATCAATAATCACCACATCTTGCTTAAAATCATCCGCTTTTAAATATTTGGCAATTCCGACAGCAGCAACAACGATATCAGCTTGTTTTGTAAATGATGAAAGATCTTTCGTTCTTGAATGACAATAAGTTACAGTGGCATTCTCTCTTAAAAATAATAATCCAGCTGGTTTCCCAACGATATTACTTCTTCCTACGATCACAACATGTTTTCCTTCTAGCGGGATATTTTCTCTTTCCATTAACTTAATGACTCCGTATGGTGTGCATGAAACGAATCCATCTTGTCCAATAGATAGTTTTCCAACATTAATCGGATGAAAGCCATCTACGTCTTTTTCCGGGGAAATTGTATCGATTACTTTCGTTTCCGAAATATGCTTTGGTAGAGGAAGTTGAACTAATATACCATGTATGGAATCGTTGGCATTTAAATCTTTAATTTTATTTAATAGCTCATCTTCAGTAATCGACGCAGGGTATTCATATAGTTCTGAATGAATCCCAACTTGAGCACAGCCTTTTGTTTTATTACGAACATATGTATGAGAAGCGGAATCGTCTCCTACAATTATTACTGCTAATCCAGGGACTATTCCTTGTTCCTTTAGTTGTTCAACTTCTGTTATTAACTCTTGTCGAATGTCATTCGCAATTTGTTTTCCATCAATTATTTTTGCTGTCATTTTCCTACCTCCTTGGTATTATTCTAACGTTTTTTTAATATTGGAAAGAACCCCATTGATAAATTTGCTTGAGCGTTCTTCACTGAATTTCTTCGCAATTTGAACAGCTTCCGTAATGGCAACATTAAATGGCACGTCTTCCATATACTTCATTTCATATACAGCAATCCGTAATATATTCCGATCGACTTTTGCTAAACGATCGAACGACCAATGTTCGCTATGCTTGCCAATGATTTCATCAATCTCTTGTAAATGGTCCATCGTTCCTAGAACAATTTGTTCAACATATGGTGCGGTGGTTTCCTCTTCCATCACGTTTTCAATTGCTTCTTTTGGATCGATCTCACTTATGTCTATTTGAAATAATGCTTGTAAACCTCTTTCACGTGCTGTACGTCTTTTCATTCATTTAACTCCTTTTAAACAATATCATATGTATAAGACGATCATAGCATAAATTCAAAAAAAGTCGCAGAAAAATATTAAATCAACATGTATTCAGAAATTTCATACCATTACTTTACATATCCTTGCCCCTTCATAGAGTTTACTCTATTGTTGACGTTAGTCAAAATTTCAGAACAAATGCGTAAGAGCAAAAGCACTGGTGTACGGATTTTGTAGTCACAGGGTTAGATAAATGAAAAACAGCGAGGTAGCTCACGAGCTGATGTTGACATCTCGTAGGGCGAGACGTAGAAATATGCTAGCCGTTAGGCGCTGAAGGCTTGCCACGAACAACATTTTTAATGATGATCCACATGTGTGAACTACCCGTCAATGAATTGACTGAGCTTCTCGCTTCATCGGGCGGTCTATCGACCTGCCCTCCACGAAGGTTTATTCCGAACCTTGCAATGGTTTCAAATGAGTGGGTCTTTCCCACATGACAGGCATTATTTTACGTGGTGACTGTTCTTTCTTCACCACAACCCCATATAATGCAGTTTTCAAAGAACACTCGTTCTTGTAAGTAGTATATCATGTTTTGTCTTGCCATCCCACAAGGGGATTTCGACAAAAGCGTACTCTCATCTCTACTCTAAAGAGGTAGAGGATTCCCGTCCGCAATCCTAAATTTTATAGTACGCCAAATAATCAGAAAAAAACCAAAGGTAAATCCCTTTGGTTTTTTTCTTTACATTTCCTCTACGAAATCGCCTTCAGGAGCTTTTGTTTCAAATTGAATCCCTACGATGTGAATATTGATTTCATCCGCTTCCAAAGCTGTCATGTTCAGCAATGCTTGGCGAATATTATCTTGGATTTTTTGAGCGACAGTAGGAATGGATACCCCAAATGTCATGACACAAAAAACATCCACTTTTATTCCATCTTCGACAAGTTCAACTTTTACACCTTTGCCATGATTTTTCTTTCCTAATCGTTCCACGACTCCTGAAGCAAAACCTCCACGCATTTGCGCAACTCCATCCACTTCAGAAGCGGCGATTCCCGCAATCACTTCAATGACTTCTGGGGCGATTTCAATTTTACCAAGGCCGTTTTCATGATTACTCATTTCCAAAACGTTTTTGTTTTCTGACATGAAAGTAACACCTCCGGCTTTGTTATTTATTTCATCACTTCATATTTCTCTAGGAATTTTGTATTAAAATCCCCTTCAACAAACTTCTCATGATTTAACAGTCTGAGATGGAAAGGAATAGTTGTATGGATTCCTTCCACAACAAACTCATTCAAAGCACGCTTCATCCGAGCGATTGCTTCGTCACGAGTGGCACCGTAAGAAATTACTTTCGCTATCATGGAATCGTAGAAAGGCGGAATCATATAGCCAGGGTAGGCAGCAGAATCCACCCGAACTCCTATGCCACCTGGTGGTAAATACATATTAATTTTACCTGGTGAAGGCATGAAATTCTTCGCAGGATTCTCTGCATTGATTCGGCATTCAATCGCCCATCCATTAAATTCAACATCTTCTTGGCGTAATGATAATTTTTCACCAGAAGCGACCAGAATTTGTTCTTTAATTAAGTCTACTCCTGTTACCATTTCAGTCACTGGATGCTCAACTTGAATTCTCGTATTCATTTCCATGAAGTAGAACTTACGGTGATTATAATCATAAATAAATTCTACTGTGCCGGCACCAGTATAGTCAACTGCTTTCGCTGCCTTAACTGCTGCCTCACCCATTTCTTTACGGACCTCTCCATCAAGAGCTGGTGATGGTGTTTCTTCTAATAATTTTTGTAGACGGCGTTGAATGGAACAATCACGCTCACCTAAATGAATAACATTCCCGTGTTGATCGGCTAACACTTGAATTTCAACATGGCGGAAATCTTCAATATATTTTTCAATATACACACCTGGATTTCCGAATGCTGTTGCCGCTTCCTGTTGGGTAATATTAATTCCTTTTTCAAGCTCCTGTTGGTCTCTAGCAACACGGATCCCTTTTCCGCCTCCACCAGCAGTTGCTTTAATAATAACAGGGTAACTCATTTCATTTGCTAATTGAATGGCTTCGTCTACACTATTAATAATCCCTTTAGACCCTGGTACGATAGGAACTCCGGCATCACGCATTGTTTCACGTGCAATATCTTTTGTACCCATTTTCGTAATGGCTTCAGGAGTAGGTCCAATAAATGTAATATCGCATTCACGACAAAGTTCTGCAAAATCTGCATTTTCGGCCAAGAAACCATAGCCTGGATGAATGGCATCACAGTTTGTCAATTTCGCTACACTAATAATATTTGTAAGACTTAAATAACTGTCTTTGGAAGCGGTAGGTCCAATACAATAGGCTTCATCAGCTAGTTGGACATGAAGGGCTTCTTTATCTGCTTCTGAATAAACAGCAACAGACTCAATCCCTAAATCACGGCATGCACGAATAACACGTACAGCAATTTCCCCTCGGTTTGCAATTAATATTTTTTTAATCATGCCAATCCCCCCCTTACTCAGGTTTCACTAGAAATAGTGGTTGACCATATTCAACTAATTGGCCGTCTTTCACTAAAACCTCAACAATTTCCCCTTCTACTTCTGCTTCAATTTCATTGAAAAGCTTCATTGCTTCCACGATACATACAACGGATTCTTCTGAAACTTTAGATCCTACTTTCACATATGCATCCTCATCAGGTGATGGCGATTGATAGAATGTACCTACCATAGGAGACGTGATTTTATGTAAGTTTGCATCATCGACATCTACCTTAGCTGCTGCCTTTGGTGCTTCTTCGACTTTTTTCTCTACTGCAGGTTTTGCTACAGGAGCACTTGCAGCTGGTGCTTTTGCTTCTTGTACTACTTGTTGAACAGGTTCTTGTTCAACATATGTAACACCTGTACGTTTTTTCATTTTCACCTTTGATCCGTCTGTCTCAACCACTAATTCATCAAGGCTCGACTGATCAATAAGTTTAATTAATTCTCTAATTTCTTGTACTTTCATTTCTGACACCCCTTAAAAAATATGACTAGCTACTAGAATGATACGATATATTAGAAAGATAATCCAATCTTTATCATAATTTTACCTAGTAGACTTATTCTATTTTATCACTCTTTTCAAAATATTAAATATTAAAAATAATATTTTAACTCACATCTTTTTCCAGATGTCTTAATTTCCCCCGTTTCCCCCTATTTATTCATCCATTAAGTGGAAAAGTTCCTCACAAAAAAAGCCAGTTCCTCCCCTCACGATGAATCGGATCTGACTTGCAACCGTCCACTTCATCGTTATGAGAAGGAAACCTGGCATTAAGGTCCTTCACTTTATTTTGTTGGTTGGAATTCAACATAAAGTGGTTGATATTCACCGATTTCATTTTCTACTAAGCGAATAATTTCGTTTGCTTCACTTGGGCTATGTTTCTCAGCCTTTACTGTAATTCTTACACTTTCTCCATCTGCTCTAACCAGGGCATCTTTATACCCTTTTGATTTAATCAATGTTTCCAATACGTTTTCTTTTGTCGCCATTTCTGTTAGAGTTTCCATTTGTTCATATGCTTTATTTTTTTCTTTTGCTGATAAGTCCTTTGATGCTACTTTTTCAGTTAAATCCTCCCGGAGTTTGTTTCTTTCATCTTGTAATTCTAAACGTAATACTTCAAATGCCTCATCACCAGCGGTTTCTGTAATTACTTCAACATTCCCTGTTTTATTCTTTTCTTTGCTTTGGGTTTGAATCTCCTCTTTTTTCTTTTCGTCAACAGCTAGATCCGTTCCTTGTTGATTTGGAGATGTAATATAGTAAACAGATAACACCACCACTAAACTCAACATTGTCAAAAGCCATACTGTTTGTTTTTTTAATAACATTCTTTATTCCCCTTTCGTTTTTTTAGGCATCACTGCTACACGATGACTTGGAACATCTAAAACCCTTGTAACAGCTTCAATTACCCATTTCTTCACTTGTATATTGTCAACTCCAGTAGCCACTACAAGAACACCTCTAATTTCTGGATTTCTCGTTTCAAGCACAATTGGGCTTTCCTTTTCACCCTTTCGGATAATGACGAGTTGCTCTTCCTTTGTTTGGTCTTCTATCTCCCTTTCGCCACCTTGTTTATCTGTCTCTTTCGTGACCTGTTTTTGCGTTGTAGTATTTTTTTCGAGTATTTTCTTTTCAGTTGCTTCTACATTCACAATGACTGTGACATCATTTACTCCGACGATTTCATCTAATGCTTCTTTTAACTGATTTTCATATTTTGTTTCATAATCTTTAATGGATTTTGGTTTCTGCTCTTTTTTTGCTCCAAAAGTTTCCACGTCTATTTGTTCCGTTTCCTGTTTAACAGCAGGTGTCGATAGATTTTTTTCAGTCCACATATTACTTATGAGCATAAAAGCAATTCCCACAAGACCAGCGATCAATAGCCATTTTGTTTTCTTTGGTGATTTATAATCATCTTTGTTTTCCTCATTTGGAGGTTTAAGATGATTAATAAGCTTTTTGAGCGGGCTTTGATTTGAACCCATCTTGATCCGCCCCCCCTTCTAAGTGAAGTTCTATTTTTGTACTTTCTACATCCCATATTTTTGAGAGAAATGATGTAACTTCTCCTTGTTCTCGATCATTCATCTTTGGGGGTAACGGTGTCGTTGTATTAATATCTACTTCATGGATGGAGTGGATTGAACTGTCACCCTCTGATTTTTTCAGGTAAACATGAATCATCGTCAATTGATCATTCCAATTTCCTTGGGTATCTTTCATTTCAACTTCAATTTTTTCAATCTCATTTTGATACTTCTGAATCAGCTCCTTTTCCGCTACGTTTTCTAATTGGACAGCCATCTGTTCTAAAATATATGCATGCTGAGATGCTTGTATTTCTTTTTTCTTCATTTCTACTAAATTTTCTACTTTATTCCCCTCCATATCCTTGCTGATCACAGACTGAAGTTGTTGATGAAAGTCCCCAGAAATTAGCTTTAAGATTGGGGTCATAATCACTAAAATGAGAAGGAGGCCAATGACCATTTTGGTATACTTTTGAAAATTAGATGAAGGAAGCAGCATCTCAACGACAATAGCCAAAAGAATAAATAGGATAATATTCGTAATCCAAGTGGTGATAAATTCCATGGTCTCCCCCCTACCGCACCATCATCGTGATATTTCCAGCTG
Coding sequences within:
- a CDS encoding SpoIIIAH-like family protein, yielding MLLKKQTVWLLTMLSLVVVLSVYYITSPNQQGTDLAVDEKKKEEIQTQSKEKNKTGNVEVITETAGDEAFEVLRLELQDERNKLREDLTEKVASKDLSAKEKNKAYEQMETLTEMATKENVLETLIKSKGYKDALVRADGESVRITVKAEKHSPSEANEIIRLVENEIGEYQPLYVEFQPTK
- a CDS encoding Asp23/Gls24 family envelope stress response protein, whose product is MSENKNVLEMSNHENGLGKIEIAPEVIEVIAGIAASEVDGVAQMRGGFASGVVERLGKKNHGKGVKVELVEDGIKVDVFCVMTFGVSIPTVAQKIQDNIRQALLNMTALEADEINIHIVGIQFETKAPEGDFVEEM
- the folD gene encoding bifunctional methylenetetrahydrofolate dehydrogenase/methenyltetrahydrofolate cyclohydrolase FolD; amino-acid sequence: MTAKIIDGKQIANDIRQELITEVEQLKEQGIVPGLAVIIVGDDSASHTYVRNKTKGCAQVGIHSELYEYPASITEDELLNKIKDLNANDSIHGILVQLPLPKHISETKVIDTISPEKDVDGFHPINVGKLSIGQDGFVSCTPYGVIKLMERENIPLEGKHVVIVGRSNIVGKPAGLLFLRENATVTYCHSRTKDLSSFTKQADIVVAAVGIAKYLKADDFKQDVVIIDVGMNRDENGKLCGDVDFEDAKSKASYITPVPGGVGPMTITMLLYNTVKSAKQKGKQ
- the xseA gene encoding exodeoxyribonuclease VII large subunit — its product is MNPQQYLTVKALTKYIKRKFDADPYLTDVYVKGEISNYKRHTSGHMYFTLKDENARMLSIMFSSANRKLKFNPENGMQVLIKGDITVYEAGGQYQIYVKEMQPDGIGELYLAFEQLKEKLEKEGLFRLEIKKKLPAFPQTIGVITSPTGAAVRDIITTIKRRYPIAKILIYPALVQGDHAAASIVKAIQMVNKQQKVDTVIVGRGGGSIEELWPFNEEIVARAIHESIIPVISAVGHETDFTIADFAADMRAPTPTAAAELAVPHLDEVLERLLTKKTRLIRAVADQLKHDRKRLETVTNSYVFRNPSALYRQKMEQVDRLTEKLVKEQTYKIKHLQDTHQFLANRLERNHPEKLLKLAVEKKDHLTEQLTKQMEMLLKRKQQLFGQSVSILDALSPLKIMERGYSIAYTADHELVKSSQQLKKDDEMNIRLVDGRIFCKVMSVEESGKNER
- the xseB gene encoding exodeoxyribonuclease VII small subunit, yielding MKDEMTFEKALEELEAIVKRLEEGDVPLEEALQIYKTGMELSRRCHGKLKNAEEQLTKLMTEDGEKDFVIQEEE
- the accB gene encoding acetyl-CoA carboxylase biotin carboxyl carrier protein; the protein is MKVQEIRELIKLIDQSSLDELVVETDGSKVKMKKRTGVTYVEQEPVQQVVQEAKAPAASAPVAKPAVEKKVEEAPKAAAKVDVDDANLHKITSPMVGTFYQSPSPDEDAYVKVGSKVSEESVVCIVEAMKLFNEIEAEVEGEIVEVLVKDGQLVEYGQPLFLVKPE
- the nusB gene encoding transcription antitermination factor NusB produces the protein MKRRTARERGLQALFQIDISEIDPKEAIENVMEEETTAPYVEQIVLGTMDHLQEIDEIIGKHSEHWSFDRLAKVDRNILRIAVYEMKYMEDVPFNVAITEAVQIAKKFSEERSSKFINGVLSNIKKTLE
- the spoIIIAF gene encoding stage III sporulation protein AF, producing the protein MEFITTWITNIILFILLAIVVEMLLPSSNFQKYTKMVIGLLLILVIMTPILKLISGDFHQQLQSVISKDMEGNKVENLVEMKKKEIQASQHAYILEQMAVQLENVAEKELIQKYQNEIEKIEVEMKDTQGNWNDQLTMIHVYLKKSEGDSSIHSIHEVDINTTTPLPPKMNDREQGEVTSFLSKIWDVESTKIELHLEGGADQDGFKSKPAQKAY
- a CDS encoding polyprenyl synthetase family protein, whose protein sequence is MGQSQLKLFMKEYNEQLQNELKNYISTLNAPEILKSAMDYSLQAGGKRIRPILLFATLQAFHQDPKKGLETALALEMIHTYSLIHDDLPSMDDDDLRRGKPTNHKVFGEGYAILAGDALLTYAFQIIAQTPHYEDHLKVKLIEWLAKGAGPEGMVGGQVADIEGETKNLTLEELQNVHKNKTGKLLAYGILAGAMIAEATAQQLEILQQFASHLGIAFQIKDDILDVEGDEAKIGKKVGSDSAKDKSTYPSLLSLDGAKEKLQYHIQEATKALNKTGLETDLLQEMVTLIATRES
- the spoIIIAG gene encoding stage III sporulation protein AG is translated as MGSNQSPLKKLINHLKPPNEENKDDYKSPKKTKWLLIAGLVGIAFMLISNMWTEKNLSTPAVKQETEQIDVETFGAKKEQKPKSIKDYETKYENQLKEALDEIVGVNDVTVIVNVEATEKKILEKNTTTQKQVTKETDKQGGEREIEDQTKEEQLVIIRKGEKESPIVLETRNPEIRGVLVVATGVDNIQVKKWVIEAVTRVLDVPSHRVAVMPKKTKGE
- the accC gene encoding acetyl-CoA carboxylase biotin carboxylase subunit; this translates as MIKKILIANRGEIAVRVIRACRDLGIESVAVYSEADKEALHVQLADEAYCIGPTASKDSYLSLTNIISVAKLTNCDAIHPGYGFLAENADFAELCRECDITFIGPTPEAITKMGTKDIARETMRDAGVPIVPGSKGIINSVDEAIQLANEMSYPVIIKATAGGGGKGIRVARDQQELEKGINITQQEAATAFGNPGVYIEKYIEDFRHVEIQVLADQHGNVIHLGERDCSIQRRLQKLLEETPSPALDGEVRKEMGEAAVKAAKAVDYTGAGTVEFIYDYNHRKFYFMEMNTRIQVEHPVTEMVTGVDLIKEQILVASGEKLSLRQEDVEFNGWAIECRINAENPAKNFMPSPGKINMYLPPGGIGVRVDSAAYPGYMIPPFYDSMIAKVISYGATRDEAIARMKRALNEFVVEGIHTTIPFHLRLLNHEKFVEGDFNTKFLEKYEVMK